GTCTCCTTGTTTAGTTCGTTTAATATGTGGGTGCTTTTTTGGGGTTACTGACAGCTCAAAGgccaatattttcaatttttccacAATGAAAGTAACAAGAAGTTTCAATTAACATCTTATAGGATCCAagtatttgaaaacaatttggCAACtctatttaatttgaaattacatAATTTGATTTACTCACCTCATTAAACTGTGATATctgcataatattaataaatgaGCAGTTCACATAGTGAAGTGTCAATTTTCTTGAGTCATCATATGTTTCGGCTATATGTGAATTGAACCCTTGTAGTTCATTCTTTAGTCTGTATAGAATCATTTGGCTCCACTGCAGTTTGGCAATGGAGCcaaataaatcatttttctaGTGACTGAAACTACATATGCTCTCTATTAGGTAAACAAATATGCATTTGCCTTTTTCCCCCTTTGCCACCTTTTTGTGGTTCTTCCCATGCCTAAATACGTTAAGCAATTTGAGACTGGCACTTGAGGTTAAGGACTTGAAGTTTGGATACAGATATTGTCTTGATATTAAACACTAAATTTTTACTGGTTTAACTACATGAATCACTGAATCAAGCTTGCTATGAGTGAAAACTTTCTCCATGACTATATTTCTATGTGGTGGCAGGCATTGAGTCTGAATTTTTACTAGTTTAACTGCATCAAATGCAACTGTCGTGTTAATTAGTGAGTTCAAAGTATTTATGATTTCTTACAGAACCTGGGCTTAGAGTGAAACATAATCGTGGAGTAATGTAATCAAAACCAACTCTGGATTTCCTGGTGATATGCTCAATCGTCAGAATAGAAAGAAGATAATATGCTTGATTTCCTTCTTTATGATCCCTTGACAAGCTCAGCTATTTTCTGTATTAGTGAGTGGGAAAGAAATCTTGATTTTAGTTTGCTTATCATTTCCTATTTTCATGATGTTTGTTACACTATCTAGTGTTATATTCTGGTTGGTTTTGGTGAATTGTGTGTCTGTATTTTTGGTGGAGAGCACTTGATTGTTTCTAACCATCCTGCTAGTTTTATGTTAGTAGATTATAGTTGGGATATGTTCCAATATTTTGTTCTACGTTTTATAGCCTTCCCACTTTTTCATTAGATTTTTGAGATTCGTGAATGTTGTTTGGAACCCATTACATTTACCCCTTATTAATCTGTTAAAACAAGAAGGGATTTAGGTGATATATTTAATTTTGCAGTATGGTTCACGGTTTGCGCATCAAAGATGGGAAAGCAACCTATGTCTCCCGCTATGTAAGGACATCTAAGCTTCAACAAGAAGAGTATTTTGGAGGTGCTAAATTTTTGAAGGTATACCAGTAAGCTATAggtttcttttgttcttttcctctcttttctggTATATTCTTTTAGCGCTTCTTGCCACTAGGATTTTCTCCACTTCTTAGTGAAATCTTTTGCCTGTGCATATGAACTTTGCTGCTAATGGGGTGATAAAAGATAAAGTATGTGATAAGGTAATTGATGATTGTagaataaaaaatgtcaaaagcAGATAAACCGTCTGTTGTATATTATTAATTTGGTGGTTACATTACAGTATGTTGggtctttttttcattttaatttcatttccaGCTTGGAGATCTCAAGGGACTGTTTGGATTAATCACAGTGATCATGCAAATGCTGAGAGAAAAATTGAAAGTATTAGATGTTTCATACGGAACTGGAACTGGTAAGTTAGTCTAGTATTCAACTTTTTCTGGAATGAAAAGACATCTGCTAGGATGCTCATAGTTTCCTTTAGTTCATTTCAAAAAGCATTATTCTATGTAttattctgttttttattttaattaatcttaATGTTGAATTGGCTTTTTTGTGTTGGGTACTAGTGTATGTATAGGTCTTTTATCGGCTGTATCCCTAAACATTAGGGTGCAGGTACACTGGTATACTTGGAAATTAATTTTTCCCCATTGGTAAGATACACACCACATACAAGACTTAACACGAAAGGTCATTGGCAATTATTGGTGATATATTATTAATTGTACCAAAAGCCCAAGCTATTAGGAAagagtgaatttaatcattggAAAGCACCGATGCGGCTAAAGGGGTGCCGCACCAGTGTCTGACGCGGGGTGCGGTGGGCGACGCGCTGCCCGCACGACGgtgccttttttattttttggttttcagaTTCGCGCCAACTCGGGCCGATTCGCGCCAATTTGGATCGATTTGGTTTGTATCGGCCGGCCAAAACCGCCCATACTAGCCGAAATTCAAgtaagaattattaaaaaaaaaaaaaaagtgcaaaaacatctttaaacaaacaaacaaaaaaaccctaaaaccatCACTGCCTCCTGCCTCTCTGCTCTCTGCCTCCCTCCCTATACTTTAATTTCAATGTTTTAGTTTCAAGCTTGtgaattgtatttaatttatgaacattaTGTTTTAGTTATCATCtattattgctcttaaatttggtatatgtttatataatgtgaaaaagtatgcttagcaatatatagaaaatataaataaaaatatttttaataattttttaatcaccgCCCCCGcgccctactttttcaaaaattgccgagtcccgcacccgcacctgCACTTGAATCCGGAAAcacacccgtgcttcatagttTAATCATTCAAACATTCCCCCTCACGTGTGGGCCCAAACTCCCCCTAGCATGATAGCCTTAAAGGCATTACTCGCCATTTGTATTGGGTATATCTCATTTTTTCCTTATATGTCATCTGTGTCCAGGTAATACTGCTCTCATATATCACCATGGGAAACTTCTAGCACTTCAAGAGGCTGATAAACCTTGTAAGCATGTCTCCTTTAGTTTTTACTTCtgggaaaaaaaagagggggggggggggggttgtttcTCTGCATTCCATTGATCAGATAACCTAATGGGGAGATGTGTCTGTATATCCCCATCagcatataaattatttttttttatttctggGTTGCTTTACTGATTGTAGTGCCATGATGATGTAACCACTATGCTTTTTATGGTGGGGGCAAAAGGCATTACAGAGCAATGCCAATTTGGTTGTCTCATATATGAACTCTATCAAATAATTTCTTGCCTGAAATGAAGaattgatattgttctcactgCAATACTTAGATGTCCTTAAAGTTTTGGAGGATGGAGATCTTCAAACTCTTGGCATGTTGGATTATGACAAGAGATTGGCGCATTCTTTTACTGCTCATCCAAAAGTTGACCCATTCACTGGTAAAGACATCCTTATAAAAGAAACTTAGTAACCCATTGTAATGGAAGAGTTCCTTTTAACTTACAGAATCCTCCCATGCAGGTGAGATGTTTACATTTGGCTATTCAACTTCACCACCATATATCACTTACAGAGTAATTTCCAAGGATGGTTTCATGCATGACCCTGTACCAATAACAATATCAGAGCCCATCATGATGCATGATTTCGCCATTACTGAAAACTATGCTATTTTTATGGATCTTTCATTGTGTTTCAAAAAAAAGGTATTGAACTGGTAAAGCTATTTCTCCTACAAATTTAACTTACTAAAGAAAATTCCATGGACAGAACAGTGCTTTATTGAACATCATATCAATCACATCACGTGCAACTTGgaatatttgtttaaattttgattttcaggAAATGGTGACAGAAAACAAGCTGATATTGAAATTTGACACAACAAAAAAAGCTCGCTTTGGTGTACTTCCTCGATACGCAAAAGATGAGCTGCAAATCAGATGGTTTGAGCTTCCAAGTTGCTTCATCTTCCATAATGGTTTGCTTCTTTCCTTTGTAATCCTTTTCATGTGCCAGAATGTAGAGTGAGTCAgggaaaaattttaattttaatatcaattttttttaaaaaaaaaaatactattgtcttgaaataaattgtaaaagTGAAACACCTATCAAGAAATTGTAAGAGCAAAAATTTTCTATATTACACATCTTGAAGTCACAATTTCAGGTTGAAATCGTGGCTTGAAGATCCAATTCCATGCTTACTTGGCAATTTCACAAGAGGTATTCACATAGGTAGTGTGAAATCATTGTTGAAGATGTGATTTCACTGCACATTGAAATCTTAGGTTAAAGCCACGATTTCACTGTTGAGtacaacaacaaaaccttaTCTCAACACTTTGGGGTCAACTATAGATCCTCAACAGATGAATCCAGGTCAGCCACATGTATCTAGTGGGGGATGCCTCAATTTGTATCAATAAAGGATTCATTTCTTACAATCCAATTCAGCCTTGGGTAAAATGTCAggttgaaaacacaatttcactCTTGGTTGAAATCCAATCTTCAACATGCAATTTCACGTTGCATTCTTGACATCCtcttgtggtggtggttgttgaaattttgaaccAAGCATAAAATCACATTGAGTCACAATTTCACTTAATATTGTGACTTGAAGATGCAATTTCAAAAgatattgtattttaaaaaattatttcaaaaacaaaaatatttttataatctgATAATTTTCCCCTAATCACTCGATTATCAGAGCTTCTTGTTCTTGATTTGCATTAACATACTCTTATCACTTGGGATTGGCTACACAAATCTATTCATGCCTATCGCTTTTATGGTCACATGACATCTTCTGTTAAATCTCTTGGGATCTATCCTTGATTTGTTGAGAACctccttttaatttttcaagCCTGTGCAGCACTTTCCCTATTCACCATTGCATGGATTTGTTGACTGATAGAAATGGGACATTCTCAAGTGCTTAAATTAGAGGACATACTTCaccttaatttatttataacttgATGCTTTCTATTATTCTTTTAAGTAACTTTTCTGGTATAATTTTAGACATTTTCATTGACCCAAATTATTGTGACATCTTCttgacagattttttttttgataagtaacaaagATGTATATTTTAAAAGCTACCTTATGCAAAGAGCATAAAGCAGTCCAAAAAATTACTAGGAAgtgaaaaaagaacaaacaacaTAGAAGAAATTAATTACAAACATAAAGAGAACTAAGGAACAAGGGGAGTAaatcactagatgtgagtccccaagGGGAGGGAATCATTAGATTCAAGAATCTATCtatggttattttgtattttctgaATTTGCAGTCAATTTAAGATGAATTGAGTTTGGGTCTCTTGATGATATAACAATCCATAAAATTGATGCTGctcataattctaaaaattagtttaagcCTGTCTTAGTCCTGTCAATCTGGGGGAAAGGAGCTTATTCCTTACTATTAGTTGAGATTTGGCCgatttcatttttctatatttgtGAATTTATACCCTCTCATGGTTCATGATTAAGCTATAATTAaagtttatgaatttttttgatgaCTTCCTTTTGCTAGCTAATGCTTGGGAGGAGGAGGATGAAGTTGTTCTGATCACTTGTCGCTATGAGAACATAGATATGGACAGGCTGAATGGGATTGTCAAAGAAGAGCTCAAAATTTTATCATCTGAGCTGTAGGTCTTTCACctattttatgaaatttcaaaTCTCTATGCCTGCGTACATGTTTCTGATAGTTACTATTCTTTTTAGGTATGAGATGAGATTCAACATGAAAACTGGTCTAGCTTCACAGAAGAAATTATCAACGTCTGTTGTAGAGTTTCCTAGGGTGAATGAGAGCTACACAGGCAGGTATATATCCACTTTTGGTGATTGGAGAATTTGGGTTGTTTATTGTCAGTAGATTCATTCAAAGATTGCAAAAATTCCCATTCAAAGATTAGAGAAGCTAGATGCTGAAAGGCCATATTTATAtgatcttttgctttttttgaaTAGGTTCTGAAATGTGATTTTCTTTTGCAGCCTACTTCATCATTTTGCTAGCAGCCAtgtttaattaaatttgttCTCTTAGGTGTCAAGTCCTTATGTATTCTATAATTTGTATCTATGCAGGAGACAACGGTATGTATACGGAACCATATTTGACAGCACTGCAAAAATCACTGGGATTATCAAATTTGATCTGCATGCTAAACCAGAGACTGGAAAAACAAAACTCGAAGTTGGAGGAAATGTTCAAGGCATCTATGACTTTGGACCTGGCAGATTTGGTTCTGAGGCTATTTTTGTCCCTCGCGTGCCTGGCATGACATCTGAAGAAGATGATGGCTACTTAATATTCTTTGTGCATGATGACAATACTGGGTAATACTTTCATTTCTCACACTTTTGacaaattcataatctctttttaaatttaatgcacgaaa
This genomic stretch from Quercus robur chromosome 4, dhQueRobu3.1, whole genome shotgun sequence harbors:
- the LOC126723921 gene encoding carotenoid 9,10(9',10')-cleavage dioxygenase 1-like isoform X2 — its product is MAEEKERHGGGGGGGGGGGIVKVEPKPNKGLSSKVIDFVEKVMVKFMYQNNNHSSQPHHYLSGTFTPVSEETPPTTNLLVKGHLPECLNGEFVRVGPNPKFTPVAGYHCMVHGLRIKDGKATYVSRYVRTSKLQQEEYFGGAKFLKLGDLKGLFGLITVIMQMLREKLKVLDVSYGTGTGNTALIYHHGKLLALQEADKPYVLKVLEDGDLQTLGMLDYDKRLAHSFTAHPKVDPFTGEMFTFGYSTSPPYITYRVISKDGFMHDPVPITISEPIMMHDFAITENYAIFMDLSLCFKKKEMVTENKLILKFDTTKKARFGVLPRYAKDELQIRWFELPSCFIFHNANAWEEEDEVVLITCRYENIDMDRLNGIVKEELKILSSELYEMRFNMKTGLASQKKLSTSVVEFPRVNESYTGRRQRYVYGTIFDSTAKITGIIKFDLHAKPETGKTKLEVGGNVQGIYDFGPGRFGSEAIFVPRVPGMTSEEDDGYLIFFVHDDNTGKSSVNVLDAKTMSADPVAVVEILHRVPPGFHAFFVTEEQLQEQGKS
- the LOC126723921 gene encoding carotenoid 9,10(9',10')-cleavage dioxygenase 1-like isoform X1 — protein: MAEEKERHGGGGGGGGGGGIVKVEPKPNKGLSSKVIDFVEKVMVKFMYQNNNHSSQPHHYLSGTFTPVSEETPPTTNLLVKGHLPECLNGEFVRVGPNPKFTPVAGYHWFDGDGMVHGLRIKDGKATYVSRYVRTSKLQQEEYFGGAKFLKLGDLKGLFGLITVIMQMLREKLKVLDVSYGTGTGNTALIYHHGKLLALQEADKPYVLKVLEDGDLQTLGMLDYDKRLAHSFTAHPKVDPFTGEMFTFGYSTSPPYITYRVISKDGFMHDPVPITISEPIMMHDFAITENYAIFMDLSLCFKKKEMVTENKLILKFDTTKKARFGVLPRYAKDELQIRWFELPSCFIFHNANAWEEEDEVVLITCRYENIDMDRLNGIVKEELKILSSELYEMRFNMKTGLASQKKLSTSVVEFPRVNESYTGRRQRYVYGTIFDSTAKITGIIKFDLHAKPETGKTKLEVGGNVQGIYDFGPGRFGSEAIFVPRVPGMTSEEDDGYLIFFVHDDNTGKSSVNVLDAKTMSADPVAVVEILHRVPPGFHAFFVTEEQLQEQGKS
- the LOC126723921 gene encoding carotenoid 9,10(9',10')-cleavage dioxygenase 1-like isoform X3, with the protein product MAEEKERHGGGGGGGGGGGIVKVEPKPNKGLSSKVIDFVEKVMVKFMYQNNNHSSQPHHYLSGTFTPVSEETPPTTNLLVKGHLPECLNGEFVRVGPNPKFTPVAGYHWFDGDGMVHGLRIKDGKATYVSRYVRTSKLQQEEYFGGAKFLKLGDLKGLFGLITVIMQMLREKLKVLDVSYGTGTDVLKVLEDGDLQTLGMLDYDKRLAHSFTAHPKVDPFTGEMFTFGYSTSPPYITYRVISKDGFMHDPVPITISEPIMMHDFAITENYAIFMDLSLCFKKKEMVTENKLILKFDTTKKARFGVLPRYAKDELQIRWFELPSCFIFHNANAWEEEDEVVLITCRYENIDMDRLNGIVKEELKILSSELYEMRFNMKTGLASQKKLSTSVVEFPRVNESYTGRRQRYVYGTIFDSTAKITGIIKFDLHAKPETGKTKLEVGGNVQGIYDFGPGRFGSEAIFVPRVPGMTSEEDDGYLIFFVHDDNTGKSSVNVLDAKTMSADPVAVVEILHRVPPGFHAFFVTEEQLQEQGKS